In the Drosophila biarmipes strain raj3 chromosome X, RU_DBia_V1.1, whole genome shotgun sequence genome, one interval contains:
- the LOC108033026 gene encoding uncharacterized protein LOC108033026 isoform X2 yields the protein MGNKDTNVQNPEKCTCTCSPCLKSPHKESNPKDVKQNSSGRKHSESIPELRLPELENQEEGRECQLCNSLSRRGPSDLRNRTNPPPTPHNYCSHEDLKYYEGAKAPWTATNKPPAPTAHLQTHKDLDMKPKSSRKSHCDLIPELQLRDLENDEDEGIECQICKTQSRRLSSEARNWTPPAPTPHNFYRHEDLKYYEGARSPRTPTNKPPVPTPRYPYKQGESVKSSRTLTNKPPVPTPHNKVIEGSARQKRREDFKDRGKPSSTGSNLRLGLRSAEELKATVLSQIEEQEALEKMKLKTEAKKAKSRPLGLPSGGKAVRKTTDCGPQENKNRTYEAKKPESKPLGLPPGEKAACKTTDRKPQEIKNRIAEPKKTKSKPLQLPSAGKNVLDPKEDNIHTSEAKKAESKPLGLPTGEKTARKRADQQEIKKHTSEKTMLKASPGTMNFHLSADDIARTTIFNPLTRHIQHLYLNVRERALAIMEDLHKMPRQIDEIHRNAAAERQK from the exons ATGGGAAATAAGGATACAAATGTCCAGAATCCGGAAAAGTGCACTTGCACTTGTTCCCCGTGTTTAAAG AGTCCACACAAAGAATCAAATCCCAAGGATGTGAAACAAAACAGTTCAGGAAGAAAACACTCTGAATCGATTCCCGAGCTTCGACTTCCAGAATTAGAAAATCAAGAAGAGGGAAGGGAGTGCCAGCTGTGCAATTCCCTGTCCCGTAGAGGACCTTCGGACCTTCGCAATAGGACGAACCCACCCCCTACTCCGCATAATTATTGTAGTCACGAGGACCTTAAGTACTATGAAGGCGCCAAAGCTCCGTGGACTGCAACGAATAAACCTCCAGCACCCACTGCGCATCTACAGACACATAAAGATCTG GATATGAAACCAAAAAGTTCCAGAAAATCCCACTGCGACTTGATTCCTGAGCTTCAGCTTCGAGATCTAGAAAATGACGAAGACGAAGGCATAGAGTGTCAGATCTGCAAGACCCAGTCCCGTAGGCTATCTTCAGAAGCTCGAAATTGGACACCTCCAGCCCCAACTCCGCATAATTTTTACAGGCACGAAGACTTGAAGTACTATGAAGGAGCCAGGTCTCCAAGGACTCCAACGAATAAACCTCCAGTTCCAACTCCGCGTTATCCATATAAGCAAGGAGAAAGCGTCAAATCTTCAAGGACTCTTACGAACAAACCACCAGTTCCAACGCCGCATAATAAAGTTATTGAAGGGAGTGCTAGACAAAAGAGACGTGAAGACTTCAAGGATCGCGGGAAACCCAGCTCCACGGGCTCCAACCTGAGGCTTGGTCTCAGAAGTGCCGAGGAACTCAAGGCAACAGTTCTATCGCAGATTGAAGAGCAGGAGGCTTTGGAGAAAATGAAGCTAAAGACTGAGGCTAAGAAAGCGAAGTCGAGACCATTGGGGTTACCATCTGGTGGAAAAGCTGTGCGTAAAACAACAGATTGCGGTCcacaggaaaataaaaatcgaactTATGAGGCTAAAAAACCGGAATCGAAGCCACTGGGATTACCACCTGGTGAGAAAGCGGCTTGTAAAACAACAGATCGCAAGCCGCAGGAGATTAAAAATCGTATAGCCGAGCCTAAAAAGACGAAGTCGAAGCCTTTGCAATTACCATCTGCTGGAAAAAATGTTCTCGATCCAAAGGAAGATAATATTCATACTTCTGAGGCTAAGAAAGCGGAATCGAAGCCATTGGGCTTGCCAACTGGTGAGAAAACTGCTCGTAAAAGAGCAGACCAACaggaaattaaaaagcatACTTCTGAAAAAACGATGTTAAAAGCAAGTCCTGGCACCATGAATTTCCATCTCAGCGCCGATGATATTGCTAGAACCACGATTTTCAATCCTTTGACAAGGCATATTCAGCACTTGTATCTAAATGTGAGGGAGAGGGCATTGGCCATAATGGAGGATCTGCATAAGATGCCTCGACAGATCGACGAAATCCATAGGAATGCAGCTGCTGAAAGGCAAAAGtga
- the LOC108033026 gene encoding uncharacterized protein LOC108033026 isoform X1 translates to MGNKDTNVQNPEKCTCTCSPCLKRNKQLKLCAEEVSRLRRERNYPEHNRLVSSRTEPTHNHRDIRNEHVRCPCQDPKYPSSLCQRVLRGLDSPLWNPDRTFEGRSPHKESNPKDVKQNSSGRKHSESIPELRLPELENQEEGRECQLCNSLSRRGPSDLRNRTNPPPTPHNYCSHEDLKYYEGAKAPWTATNKPPAPTAHLQTHKDLDMKPKSSRKSHCDLIPELQLRDLENDEDEGIECQICKTQSRRLSSEARNWTPPAPTPHNFYRHEDLKYYEGARSPRTPTNKPPVPTPRYPYKQGESVKSSRTLTNKPPVPTPHNKVIEGSARQKRREDFKDRGKPSSTGSNLRLGLRSAEELKATVLSQIEEQEALEKMKLKTEAKKAKSRPLGLPSGGKAVRKTTDCGPQENKNRTYEAKKPESKPLGLPPGEKAACKTTDRKPQEIKNRIAEPKKTKSKPLQLPSAGKNVLDPKEDNIHTSEAKKAESKPLGLPTGEKTARKRADQQEIKKHTSEKTMLKASPGTMNFHLSADDIARTTIFNPLTRHIQHLYLNVRERALAIMEDLHKMPRQIDEIHRNAAAERQK, encoded by the exons ATGGGAAATAAGGATACAAATGTCCAGAATCCGGAAAAGTGCACTTGCACTTGTTCCCCGTGTTTAAAG CGCAATAAGCAATTGAAGCTTTGCGCCGAAGAAGTGAGTCGCTTGCGTCGGGAGAGGAATTACCCAGAGCACAATCGCCTAGTTTCGTCCCGTACTGAACCAACCCACAACCACCGGGATATCCGCAATGAGCACGTCCGTTGCCCGTGTCAGGATCCTAAGTATCCGTCTAGTCTTTGCCAGCGAGTCCTTCGCGGACTGGACTCACCTTTGTGGAACCCGGATCGCACTTTTGAAGGGCGG AGTCCACACAAAGAATCAAATCCCAAGGATGTGAAACAAAACAGTTCAGGAAGAAAACACTCTGAATCGATTCCCGAGCTTCGACTTCCAGAATTAGAAAATCAAGAAGAGGGAAGGGAGTGCCAGCTGTGCAATTCCCTGTCCCGTAGAGGACCTTCGGACCTTCGCAATAGGACGAACCCACCCCCTACTCCGCATAATTATTGTAGTCACGAGGACCTTAAGTACTATGAAGGCGCCAAAGCTCCGTGGACTGCAACGAATAAACCTCCAGCACCCACTGCGCATCTACAGACACATAAAGATCTG GATATGAAACCAAAAAGTTCCAGAAAATCCCACTGCGACTTGATTCCTGAGCTTCAGCTTCGAGATCTAGAAAATGACGAAGACGAAGGCATAGAGTGTCAGATCTGCAAGACCCAGTCCCGTAGGCTATCTTCAGAAGCTCGAAATTGGACACCTCCAGCCCCAACTCCGCATAATTTTTACAGGCACGAAGACTTGAAGTACTATGAAGGAGCCAGGTCTCCAAGGACTCCAACGAATAAACCTCCAGTTCCAACTCCGCGTTATCCATATAAGCAAGGAGAAAGCGTCAAATCTTCAAGGACTCTTACGAACAAACCACCAGTTCCAACGCCGCATAATAAAGTTATTGAAGGGAGTGCTAGACAAAAGAGACGTGAAGACTTCAAGGATCGCGGGAAACCCAGCTCCACGGGCTCCAACCTGAGGCTTGGTCTCAGAAGTGCCGAGGAACTCAAGGCAACAGTTCTATCGCAGATTGAAGAGCAGGAGGCTTTGGAGAAAATGAAGCTAAAGACTGAGGCTAAGAAAGCGAAGTCGAGACCATTGGGGTTACCATCTGGTGGAAAAGCTGTGCGTAAAACAACAGATTGCGGTCcacaggaaaataaaaatcgaactTATGAGGCTAAAAAACCGGAATCGAAGCCACTGGGATTACCACCTGGTGAGAAAGCGGCTTGTAAAACAACAGATCGCAAGCCGCAGGAGATTAAAAATCGTATAGCCGAGCCTAAAAAGACGAAGTCGAAGCCTTTGCAATTACCATCTGCTGGAAAAAATGTTCTCGATCCAAAGGAAGATAATATTCATACTTCTGAGGCTAAGAAAGCGGAATCGAAGCCATTGGGCTTGCCAACTGGTGAGAAAACTGCTCGTAAAAGAGCAGACCAACaggaaattaaaaagcatACTTCTGAAAAAACGATGTTAAAAGCAAGTCCTGGCACCATGAATTTCCATCTCAGCGCCGATGATATTGCTAGAACCACGATTTTCAATCCTTTGACAAGGCATATTCAGCACTTGTATCTAAATGTGAGGGAGAGGGCATTGGCCATAATGGAGGATCTGCATAAGATGCCTCGACAGATCGACGAAATCCATAGGAATGCAGCTGCTGAAAGGCAAAAGtga